The Parambassis ranga chromosome 14, fParRan2.1, whole genome shotgun sequence genome includes a window with the following:
- the spns3 gene encoding protein spinster homolog 3 isoform X2: MEPKGSVTSTQDVPPVPRWSVGSGSGLRYGSFVNSISSLTQNTEEKPAVSPKRAHIAIAVLCYVNLLNYMERYTIAGVLPDIQKVFRLTDSTAGLIQTVFICSFLLLAPLFGYLGDRYNRKYIMIGGLTVWLLTAAGSSLVSESQFWLLVVLRALVGIGEASYSTVAPTIIGDLFSGGKRSIMICIFYIFIPVGSGLGYITGAGSAALTGDWRWGLRVTPLLGIVGLILMVFLCPNPARGAAETHGEEVTGQSSYLEDVKYLLKNKSYVLSSLGVTALAFLTGALAFWLPTFLSRAPQQCTKEPCNSNDSYIFGAVTVATGILGGGLGTSLSRHFRDKMPNADPIICAVGMLGSVPCLFITIFVASVNIPTTYVFIFLGELLLSLNWAVLADILLYVVTPTKRATAEALQITVGHLLGDAGSPYLIGVISVSINASNPHTSDWGFHSLKYSLLLCPFIGVVGGIFFLITAIYITEDRRAVQLLIEDLQPQLGLTPAPSMELSNKADEAGQKQPSN, translated from the exons ATGGAGCCAAAGGGATCAGTGACGTCCACTCAGGATGTACCTCCAGTACCTCGATGGAGTGTGGGCTCCGGCTCTGGTCTACGTTATGGCTCTTTTGTTAACAGCATTTCATcactcacacaaaacacagaagagAAACCAGCTGTATCCCCTAAGCGAGCTCACATAGCCATTGCTGTTCTTTGCTATGTTAACCTGCTCAACTACATGGAGCGATACACAATAGCAG GTGTCCTCCCTGACATCCAGAAAGTCTTCCGTTTAACAGACAGTACAGCTGGACTCATACAAACAG TTTTTATCTGCAGTTTCCTACTTCTGGCCCCTCTCTTTGGTTACCTCGGTGACCGCTACAATCGAAAGTACATCATGATTGGTGGTTTGACCGTATGGCTCCTGACTGCAGCTGGCAGCTCGTTAGTCTCTGAGTCA CAATTCTGGCTACTTGTGGTGTTGCGAGCGCTGGTTGGTATAGGAGAAGCCAGCTACTCCACTGTCGCTCCCACCATCATCGGTGACCTCTTCAGTGGTGGTAAACGGAGCATCATGATCTGTATCTTCTACATCTTTATCCCTGTTGGAAG TGGTCTTGGATACATAACAGGAGCTGGATCTGCTGCACTCACAGGGGACTGGCGCTGGGGTCTCAGG GTGACACCCCTTTTGGGTATAGTGGGGCTCATCTTGATGGTCTTCTTATGCCCTAACCCAGCCAGAGGTGCTGCAGAAACCCACGGAGAGGAAGTTACTGGGCAGAGCTCCTACCTGGAGGATGTCAAGTATCTTCTGAAAAA TAAAAGCTATGTGTTGTCATCGCTGGGAGTGACAGCTTTGGCCTTCCTCACCGGAGCCCTGGCCTTCTGGTTGCCTACTTTTCTGTCCAGAGCTCCACAGCAGTGTACTAAAGAGCCCTGCAACTCCAATGACAG TTATATATTTGGTGCCGTGACGGTGGCAACAGGCATTCTGGGAGGAGGTCTCGGCACTAGTCTCTCCAGACATTTCAGGGATAAGATGCCAAACGCAGACCCGATCATCTGTGCTGTGGGCATGCTGGGATCAGTCCCCTGCCTTTTCATCACCATCTTTGTGGCGTCAGTAAACATTCCAACCACTTAT GTGTTCATTTTCTTGGGTGAACTGCTGCTCTCGCTGAACTGGGCCGTCCTGGCTGACATACTGCTG TATGTTGTAACACCAACCAAAAGAGCCACAGCTGAGGCTCTACAGATCACAGTTGGTCACCTCCTGGGTGATGCTGGCAGTCCTTACCTAATCGGAGTG ATCTCTGTTTCTATAAATGCATCTAATCCTCACACATCTGACTGGGGATTCCACAGTCTGAAGTACAGCCTCCTGCTCTGCCCATTTATCGGGGTGGTCGGTGGAAtatttttcctcattactgcCATTTACATCACTGAAGACAGGAGAGCAGTTCAGCTATTGATCGAAG aTCTGCAACCACAGCTGGGTCTCACACCTGCACCATCCATGGAACTGAGCAACAAGGCAGATGAAGCTGGCCAGAAGCAGCCAAGCAATTAA
- the spns3 gene encoding protein spinster homolog 3 isoform X1, producing MEPKGSVTSTQDVPPVPRWSVGSGSGLRYGSFVNSISSLTQNTEEKPAVSPKRAHIAIAVLCYVNLLNYMERYTIAGVLPDIQKVFRLTDSTAGLIQTVFICSFLLLAPLFGYLGDRYNRKYIMIGGLTVWLLTAAGSSLVSESQFWLLVVLRALVGIGEASYSTVAPTIIGDLFSGGKRSIMICIFYIFIPVGSGLGYITGAGSAALTGDWRWGLRVTPLLGIVGLILMVFLCPNPARGAAETHGEEVTGQSSYLEDVKYLLKNKSYVLSSLGVTALAFLTGALAFWLPTFLSRAPQQCTKEPCNSNDSYIFGAVTVATGILGGGLGTSLSRHFRDKMPNADPIICAVGMLGSVPCLFITIFVASVNIPTTYVFIFLGELLLSLNWAVLADILLYVVTPTKRATAEALQITVGHLLGDAGSPYLIGVISVSINASNPHTSDWGFHSLKYSLLLCPFIGVVGGIFFLITAIYITEDRRAVQLLIEEDLQPQLGLTPAPSMELSNKADEAGQKQPSN from the exons ATGGAGCCAAAGGGATCAGTGACGTCCACTCAGGATGTACCTCCAGTACCTCGATGGAGTGTGGGCTCCGGCTCTGGTCTACGTTATGGCTCTTTTGTTAACAGCATTTCATcactcacacaaaacacagaagagAAACCAGCTGTATCCCCTAAGCGAGCTCACATAGCCATTGCTGTTCTTTGCTATGTTAACCTGCTCAACTACATGGAGCGATACACAATAGCAG GTGTCCTCCCTGACATCCAGAAAGTCTTCCGTTTAACAGACAGTACAGCTGGACTCATACAAACAG TTTTTATCTGCAGTTTCCTACTTCTGGCCCCTCTCTTTGGTTACCTCGGTGACCGCTACAATCGAAAGTACATCATGATTGGTGGTTTGACCGTATGGCTCCTGACTGCAGCTGGCAGCTCGTTAGTCTCTGAGTCA CAATTCTGGCTACTTGTGGTGTTGCGAGCGCTGGTTGGTATAGGAGAAGCCAGCTACTCCACTGTCGCTCCCACCATCATCGGTGACCTCTTCAGTGGTGGTAAACGGAGCATCATGATCTGTATCTTCTACATCTTTATCCCTGTTGGAAG TGGTCTTGGATACATAACAGGAGCTGGATCTGCTGCACTCACAGGGGACTGGCGCTGGGGTCTCAGG GTGACACCCCTTTTGGGTATAGTGGGGCTCATCTTGATGGTCTTCTTATGCCCTAACCCAGCCAGAGGTGCTGCAGAAACCCACGGAGAGGAAGTTACTGGGCAGAGCTCCTACCTGGAGGATGTCAAGTATCTTCTGAAAAA TAAAAGCTATGTGTTGTCATCGCTGGGAGTGACAGCTTTGGCCTTCCTCACCGGAGCCCTGGCCTTCTGGTTGCCTACTTTTCTGTCCAGAGCTCCACAGCAGTGTACTAAAGAGCCCTGCAACTCCAATGACAG TTATATATTTGGTGCCGTGACGGTGGCAACAGGCATTCTGGGAGGAGGTCTCGGCACTAGTCTCTCCAGACATTTCAGGGATAAGATGCCAAACGCAGACCCGATCATCTGTGCTGTGGGCATGCTGGGATCAGTCCCCTGCCTTTTCATCACCATCTTTGTGGCGTCAGTAAACATTCCAACCACTTAT GTGTTCATTTTCTTGGGTGAACTGCTGCTCTCGCTGAACTGGGCCGTCCTGGCTGACATACTGCTG TATGTTGTAACACCAACCAAAAGAGCCACAGCTGAGGCTCTACAGATCACAGTTGGTCACCTCCTGGGTGATGCTGGCAGTCCTTACCTAATCGGAGTG ATCTCTGTTTCTATAAATGCATCTAATCCTCACACATCTGACTGGGGATTCCACAGTCTGAAGTACAGCCTCCTGCTCTGCCCATTTATCGGGGTGGTCGGTGGAAtatttttcctcattactgcCATTTACATCACTGAAGACAGGAGAGCAGTTCAGCTATTGATCGAAG aagaTCTGCAACCACAGCTGGGTCTCACACCTGCACCATCCATGGAACTGAGCAACAAGGCAGATGAAGCTGGCCAGAAGCAGCCAAGCAATTAA